One Salvia splendens isolate huo1 chromosome 12, SspV2, whole genome shotgun sequence genomic window carries:
- the LOC121758607 gene encoding ABC transporter C family member 3-like, with protein MAAGMSVLLSNSRLFSSLVNPLLLRFLTISLHLILFFIVLVSWLHKKFRRNDEENHKHRGRRNSNVSYYKTTLFSSLGLSLSNLTLCLLNLFYWYANGWSDEKILTLSDLAVKTLSWLCLFLFLHVCFSNSKESKYPLILRLWWGLFFCVSCYCLVTDVLYFQKAKNLSTLFWASDVVSVLMSIVFCFTGFWGGKKEDENTILEEPLLHYGSRNGIEPETPAKGDETVTPYGSAGVYSLFTFSWMSPLIAKGYKKTLDLEDVPQLAGLDTTREAFPVLNNKLESYSGGSKRVTAAMLAKGLLFTAWREVVISAICVLIYTLASYVGPYLIDIFVQYLNGSTHFANEGYILVSAFTIAKMFECFAQRHWFFRVQQGGYRARAALVAKIYNKGLTLSCQSKNEHTTGEIINFMAVDAERIGEFGWYMHDPWMVILQVVLALIILYKDLGLASIAALAATVVVMLANVPLGKLQEKFQDGLMKSKDKRMKATSEVLRNMRILKLQAWELRFLSRIQELRSVETRWLARYLYTTAFTTFLFWGAPTFVSMVTFGACMLMGIPLESGKILSALATFRILQEPIYSLPDTISMIVQAKVSLDRIASFLSLDDLPPDVVEKLPVGSSDIAIEVVDGNFSWESSSSSPTLSDINFRVSRGMRVAVCGMVGSGKSSLLSSVLGEIPKISGKVSLSGTKAYVAQSAWIQSGKIEENILFGKEMDKQRYNRVLEACSLNKDLEILPFGDQTVIGERGINMSGGQKQRIQIARALYQDADIYIFDDPFSAVDAHTGTHLFNECIMGLLNSKTIIYVTHQVEFLPAADLILVMKEGQIKQAGRYNDILKSGSDFMELVGAHEEALSALDSISTEKSENGEGSSSANIKPVLQRQESKKHGNDNKNEETKGQLVQDEERVKGSVGLSVYWNYITTSYGGLLALIALLAQVAFQVLQIGSNYWMAWATPVSKDEAPPVGGSTLILVYVALSVGSSFCVLGRSISVVTMTYKTAKILFNKMHLCIFRAPMSFFDSTPSGRILNRVSTDQSAVDLNMGIIAHFSFSVIQLLGVVAVMTQVAWQVFIIFIPVIAICILLQRYYIAAARELSRLCGVSKAPVIQHFSETLSGAITIRSFDQESQFRDISLRLIDGYSRPKFHTAGAMEWLCLRLDVLSLMTFTCALIFLITLPEGTIDPSIAGLAVTYGLNLNMFQAWVVWNLCFMENRIISVERILQYTSLPSEPPLVIESNRPQSCWPTQGEVNIQDLQVRYGPHLPFVLRGLTCTFFGGKRTGIVGRTGSGKSTLIQTLFRIVEPTVGQILIDGINISAIGLHDLRSKLSIIPQDPTMFEGTVRTNLDPLEEYTDEQIWEALDKCQLGDEVRKKPEKLDFAVSENGENWSVGQRQLVCLGRVVLKKSKVLVLDEATASVDTATDNLIQQTLRNHFCDSTVITIAHRITSVLDSDMVVLLDNGLLKEYETPEKLLEDKSSLFAKLVAEYSIRSSSSVEHLSSFA; from the exons ATGGCGGCTGGTATGTCTGTTTTACTCTCTAATTCCCGCCTTTTTTCCTCTCTAGTCAATCCACTCCTATTGCGTTTCTTGACGATCTCCTTGCACttgattttgtttttcattGTACTCGTTTCGTGGCTTCACAAGAAATTTAGGAGAAACGACGAAGAAAACCATAAACATAGGGGTCGAAGAAATAGCAATGTCTCATACTACAAAACAACCCTTTTCTCCTCTTTAGGCCTTTCACTCTCCAATCTCACTCTATGCCTTTTAAACCTCTTCTATTGGTATGCAAATGGCTGGAGTGATGAAAAGATCCTAACTTTATCAGACTTGGCTGTCAAAACACTTTCTTGGTTGTGTCTCTTTCTCTTCTTGCATGTCTGTTTCTCGAATTCGAAAGAAAGCAAGTATCCCCTCATTCTGAGGCTTTGGTGGGGGCTGTTCTTTTGCGTGTCTTGTTATTGCCTAGTAACAGACGTTCTTTATTTCCAAAAAGCCAAAAATTTGTCGACTCTGTTTTGGGCCTCTGATGTTGTTTCAGTCCTTATGAGTATAGTGTTCTGTTTCACTGGGTTTTGGGGTGGGAAAAAGGAGGATGAGAACACTATCCTTGAAGAACCCCTTTTGCATTATGGGTCTAGAAATGGTATAGAGCCTGAGACGCCGGCCAAAGGGGACGAGACTGTGACCCCTTATGGCAGTGCTGGTGTTTATAGTCTCTTTACTTTCTCGTGGATGAGTCCTTTAATCGCGAAAGGGTACAAGAAAACCTTAGATCTCGAGGATGTTCCTCAGCTTGCCGGCTTGGACACTACTAGAGAGGCGTTTCCAGTTTTGAATAATAAGCTGGAGTCCTATAGTGGAGGAAGTAAACGAGTCACTGCGGCCATGCTGGCAAAGGGGTTGCTCTTTACCGCTTGGAGGGAAGTTGTGATTTCTGCTATCTGTGTGTTGATTTACACGTTGGCTTCTTATGTTGGCCCTTACCTCATTGACATCTTTGTCCAGTACTTGAATGGAAGTACACATTTTGCAAATGAGGGCTATATATTAGTTTCTGCATTTACCATTGCAAAGATGTTCGAGTGCTTTGCACAGAGACATTGGTTTTTCAGGGTTCAACAGGGGGGTTATAGGGCAAGAGCTGCATTAGTTGCCAAAATATATAATAAGGGATTGACGCTTTCATGTCAATCTAAGAATGAACATACAACAGGGGAAATTATTAATTTCATGGCAGTTGATGCTGAGAGGATAGGTGAATTCGGTTGGTATATGCATGATCCATGGATGGTGATTCTGCAGGTCGTCTTAGCATTAATTATATTGTATAAAGATCTAGGGCTTGCTTCAATAGCTGCACTTGCTGCTACTGTTGTTGTCATGCTAGCAAATGTCCCACTTGGGAAATTGCAAGAGAAATTTCAGGACGGGCTAATGAAATCTAAAGATAAAAGGATGAAGGCAACTTCGGAAGTCTTAAGGAACATGAGAATCCTTAAACTTCAGGCATGGGAGTTGAGGTTTCTCTCTAGAATTCAGGAACTTAGGAGTGTAGAAACCAGGTGGTTGGCAAGATACCTTTATACCACAGCGTTCACTACTTTTCTCTTTTGGGGTGCTCCTACGTTCGTGTCTATGGTAACTTTTGGTGCTTGTATGTTGATGGGAATCCCACTCGAGTCAGGAAAGATATTATCTGCGTTGGCAACCTTTAGGATTCTTCAAGAGCCAATTTACAGTCTACCAGATACAATATCCATGATTGTTCAGGCCAAAGTTTCTCTGGATCGAATTGCGTCATTCCTTTCTCTTGACGACCTGCCACCAGATGTTGTGGAGAAGCTTCCAGTTGGTAGTTCTGATATTGCCATCGAGGTAGTAGATGGAAACTTTTCTTGGGAATCATCTTCTTCTAGTCCTACATTGAGTGATATTAATTTTAGAGTGTCGCGTGGAATGAGGGTTGCAGTTTGTGGCATGGTTGGTTCTGGCAAGTCTAGCTTACTTTCTAGTGTTTTGGGGGAAATACCAAAAATATCTGGAAAAGTTAGTCTTTCAGGAACAAAAGCTTATGTTGCTCAGTCGGCTTGGATACAAAGcggaaaaatagaagaaaatatatTGTTCGGTAAGGAAATGGATAAACAACGATACAATAGGGTCCTTGAAGCATGCTCGCTGAATAAAGACCTGGAGATTCTACCTTTTGGGGATCAAACTGTTATTGGTGAGAGGGGAATCAACATGAGTGGTGGACAGAAGCAGAGGATACAGATTGCGCGAGCTCTTTACCAAGATGCcgatatttatatatttgatgaTCCATTCAGTGCTGTGGATGCACATACAGGCACTCATCTTTTCAAT GAATGCATCATGGGGCTTCTGAATTCTAAAACCATTATTTATGTTACTCATCAAGTCGAGTTTCTGCCTGCTGCTGACCTAATTCTG GTTATGAAAGAAGGACAGATTAAACAAGCGGGCAGGTACAACGATATTCTCAAATCAGGAAGCGATTTCATGGAACTTGTTGGTGCACACGAGGAGGCTTTATCAGCTCTCGACTCTATTAGTACCGAGAAATCAGAGAATGGTGAGGGAAGTAGCTCTGCAAATATTAAGCCTGTTTTGCAGAGACAGGAATCTAAGAAACATGGAAATGATAACAAGAATGAGGAAACAAAGGGCCAGCTTGTTCAAGATGAAGAAAGAGTGAAAGGAAGTGTTGGACTGTCAGTTTATTGGAACTATATTACAACATCGTATGGCGGACTCCTGGCACTCATTGCTTTGCTAGCTCAGGTTGCATTTCAGGTACTTCAAATTGGAAGCAATTATTGGATGGCATGGGCAACTCCTGTCTCCAAGGATGAAGCACCTCCAGTTGGAGGCTCTACCCTTATCCTCGTCTATGTTGCTCTGTCTGTTGGAAGTTCTTTTTGCGTTTTGGGAAGGTCAATATCTGTTGTGACCATGACCTACAAGACTGCAAAGATACTCTTCAACAAGATGCACCTCTGCATATTCCGTGCACCCATGTCTTTCTTTGATTCCACTCCAAGTGGGCGGATTTTGAATAGA GTATCTACGGACCAAAGCGCTGTTGATTTGAACATGGGTATCATTGCACATTTCTCTTTTTCCGTGATTCAGCTTCTAGGAGTTGTTGCTGTCATGACGCAAGTAGCTTGGCAGGTCTTCATCATTTTCATTCCAGTAATTGCAATTTGCATATTGTTGCAG CGTTATTACATAGCTGCTGCACGAGAACTTTCCCGACTTTGTGGAGTGAGCAAAGCTCCAGTCATACAACACTTCTCAGAAACACTATCCGGAGCAATCACCATTAGAAGTTTTGATCAAGAATCTCAATTCCGAGACATTAGCTTGAGGCTGATAGATGGATATTCACGACCAAAGTTTCATACAGCTGGTGCGATGGAATGGCTATGCCTTCGTCTGGATGTGTTGTCTCTCATGACGTTTACCTGTGCACTGATTTTCCTGATTACACTTCCAGAGGGAACTATTGATCCAA GTATTGCTGGTTTAGCCGTGACTTATGGCCTCAATTTAAATATGTTTCAAGCCTGGGTTGTTTGGAACCTTTGCTTTATGGAGAACAGAATCATATCTGTTGAAAGAATACTTCAATATACTTCACTTCCAAGTGAGCCTCCTCTTGTCATAGAGTCGAACAGGCCGCAGAGTTGCTGGCCTACCCAAGGAGAAGTTAATATCCAAGACCTTCAG GTTCGTTACGGTCCTCACTTGCCCTTCGTGCTTCGAGGCCTAACATGTACTTTCTTTGGAGGGAAGAGGACTGGTATAGTAGGAAGAACAGGAAGTGGCAAATCAACCCTTATTCAGACTCTCTTCCGAATAGTTGAACCAACAGTCGGACAGATACTGATCGATGGGATCAATATCTCAGCTATTGGACTTCATGATCTACGATCCAAGTTGAGCATAATTCCACAGGATCCAACAATGTTTGAGGGAACTGTTCGAACTAACCTCGACCCCCTTGAAGAGTATACTGATGAGCAGATATGGGAG GCTCTTGACAAATGCCAGCTTGGTGATGAGGTCAGGAAAAAGCCAGAGAAGCTTGATTTTGCAG TGTCTGAGAATGGAGAGAACTGGAGCGTGGGACAAAGGCAGCTGGTTTGCCTCGGGCGCGTGGTCCTGAAGAAAAGTAAGGTTCTTGTGCTCGATGAGGCAACAGCGTCTGTTGACACAGCAACTGATAACCTGATCCAACAGACCCTGAGGAACCATTTCTGTGACTCCACAGTTATAACGATTGCACACAGGATAACGTCGGTGCTTGACAGCGATATGGTTGTGCTGTTAGATAACG GATTGCTCAAGGAATACGAGACGCCTGAGAAGCTGTTGGAGGATAAGTCGTCTCTGTTTGCGAAGCTGGTGGCAGAATACAGCATCAGATCAAGCTCTAGTGTTGAACATCTTTCTTCTTTTGCATGA
- the LOC121758761 gene encoding ABC transporter C family member 3-like, translating to MTGFWGGKSEDENTILEEPLLNGIESETPAAKGDETVTPYGSAGVYSLFTFSWMSPLIAQGYKKALDLEDVPQLAGLDAARGAFPVLNDTLESYSRGSSRVTAGMLAKGLLFTARREVVISGICVLIYTLASNVGPYLIDIFVQYLNGNRHFANEGYILVSAFTIAKMFERFAQRHWFFKVQQAGYRARAALVAKIYNKGLTLSCKSKNEHTTGEIINFMAVDAERIGDFCWYVHDPWMLVLRIILALIILYKDLGLASIAALAATVVVMLANVPLGKLEEKFQDGLMKSKDKRMKATSEVLRNMRILKLQAWELRLLSRIQELRSVETRWLARYLYTSAFTAFLFWGAPTFVSVVTFGACVLMGIPLESGKILSAVATFRILQEPIYNLPDTIAMIVQTKVSLDRIASFLSLDDLPPDVVEKLPFGSSDIAIEVIDGNFSWDASSSSPTLRDITFRVSRGKRVAVCGKVGSGKSSLLCSVLGEIPKISGAVSLSGTKAYVAQSAWIQSGKIEENILFGKEMDRQRYNRILEACSLNKDLEILPFGDQTVIGERGINMSGGQKQRIQIARALYQDADIYILDDPFSAVDAHTGTHLFNECIMGLLNSKTIIYVTHQVEFLPSADLILVMKDGRIKQAGRYNDILRPGSDFMELIGAHEEALSSLDTISTEKSANGEGSSSTNAKPVLQQPESEKHGNDNNNEETKGQLFQEEERVKGSGLSVYWNYITTAYGGLLAPVALLAQIVFQVLQIGSNYWMALATPVSEDEAPPVGGSTLILIYVALSIGSAFCILGRALSDVTISYKTAKILFDKMHLCIFHAPMSFFDSTPSGRILNRVSTDQSTVDLNMGIISDFSFAVIQLVGVVAVMAQVSWQVFIIFIPVVTICILLQRYYIAAARELARLCGVSKAPVIQHFSETLSGAIIIRSFDQESRFLDISLRLIDGYSRPKFHVAGAMEWLCLRLDVLSLMTFTSALIFLVTLPKGTIDPSIAGLAVTYGLNLNMYQAKVVYNLCIVENKIISVERILQYISLPSEPPLVIESNRPQSCWPTQGEVNIQDLQVRYGPHLPFVLRGLTCTFFGGKRTGIVGRTGSGKSTLIQTLFRIVEPTVGQILIDGINISAIGLHDLRSKLSIIPQDPTMFEGTVRTNLDPLEEYTDEQIWEALDKCQLGDEVRKKPEKLDFAVSENGENWSVGQRQLVCLGRVLLKKSKIIVLDEATASVDTATDNLIQQTLRNHFCESTVITIAHRITSVLDSDMVVLLDNGLLKEYETPEKLLEDNSSLFAKLVAEYSIRSSSNVQHLSNLNQ from the exons ATGACTGGGTTTTGGGGTGGGAAAAGTGAGGATGAGAACACTATCCTTGAAGAGCCCCTTTTGAATGGTATAGAGTCTGAGACACCGGCCGCCAAAGGGGATGAGACTGTGACCCCTTATGGCAGTGCTGGCGTTTATAGTCTCTTTACTTTCTCGTGGATGAGCCCTTTAATCGCGCAAGGGTACAAAAAAGCGTTGGATCTCGAGGATGTTCCTCAGCTTGCCGGCTTGGACGCTGCTAGAGGGGCGTTTCCAGTTTTGAATGATACGTTGGAGTCCTATAGTAGAGGGAGTAGCCGAGTCACTGCAGGCATGTTGGCAAAGGGGTTGCTTTTTACTGCTAGGAGGGAAGTCGTGATTTCTGGTATTTGTGTGTTGATATACACGTTGGCTTCTAATGTTGGTCCATACCTCATTGATATCTTTGTCCAGTACTTGAATGGAAATAGGCATTTTGCGAATGAGGGTTATATATTGGTTTCTGCGTTTACCATTGCAAAGATGTTCGAGCGCTTTGCACAGAGACATTGGTTTTTTAAGGTTCAGCAGGCTGGTTATAGGGCGAGAGCAGCATTAGTTGCTAAAATATATAATAAGGGATTGACGCTTTCTTGTAAATCGAAGAATGAACATACAACGGGGGAGATTATTAATTTCATGGCAGTTGATGCTGAGAGGATAGGTGACTTCTGTTGGTATGTGCATGATCCATGGATGTTGGTTCTGCGGATCATCTTAGCATTAATTATATTGTATAAAGATCTAGGGCTTGCTTCAATAGCTGCACTTGCTGCTACTGTTGTAGTCATGCTAGCAAACGTCCCACTTGGGAAATTGGAGGAAAAATTTCAGGACGGGCTAATGAAATCTAAAGATAAAAGGATGAAGGCGACTTCGGAAGTCTTGAGGAACATGAGAATCCTCAAACTTCAGGCGTGGGAGTTGAggcttctctctagaattcagGAACTTAGGAGTGTAGAAACCAGGTGGTTGGCAAGATACCTTTATACCTCAGCCTTCACTGCATTTCTCTTTTGGGGCGCTCCTACATTCGTGTCTGTGGTAACTTTTGGTGCTTGCGTGTTGATGGGAATCCCACTAGAGTCGGGAAAGATACTATCTGCGGTGGCAACGTTTAGGATTCTTCAAGAGCCAATTTACAATCTGCCTGACACAATAGCCATGATTGTTCAGACCAAGGTTTCTCTGGATCGAATTGCGTCATTCCTTTCTCTTGACGACCTACCACCAGATGTAGTAGAGAAGCTTCCATTTGGTAGTTCTGATATTGCCATTGAGGTAATAGATGGAAACTTTTCTTGGGATGCATCATCTTCTAGTCCTACGTTGAGAGATATTACTTTTAGAGTGTCGCGTGGAAAGAGGGTTGCAGTTTGTGGCAAGGTTGGTTCTGGCAAGTCTAGCTTACTTTGTAGCGTTTTGGGGGAAATACCAAAAATATCTGGAGCGGTTAGTCTTTCAGGAACAAAAGCCTATGTTGCTCAGTCGGCTTGGATACAAAGtggaaaaatagaagaaaatatatTGTTCGGTAAGGAAATGGATAGACAGCGATACAATAGGATCCTTGAAGCATGCTCGCTGAATAAAGACCTGGAGATTCTACCTTTTGGGGATCAAACTGTTATTGGTGAGAGGGGAATCAACATGAGTGGTGGACAGAAGCAGAGGATACAGATTGCGCGAGCTCTTTACCAAGATGCcgatatttatatattagatgATCCATTCAGTGCTGTGGATGCACATACAGGCACTCATCTTTTCAAT GAATGCATCATGGGGCTTCTGAATTCCAAAACCATTATTTATGTTACTCATCAAGTGGAGTTTCTGCCTTCTGCTGACCTTATTCTG GTTATGAAAGACGGTCGAATTAAACAAGCGGGCAGGTACAACGACATTCTGAGACCAGGAAGTGATTTCATGGAACTTATTGGTGCACACGAGGAGGCTTTATCATCTCTTGATACTATTAGTACAGAGAAATCTGCAAATGGTGAGGGAAGCAGCTCTACAAATGCTAAGCCTGTTTTGCAGCAACCGGAATCTGAGAAACATGGAAATGATAACAATAATGAAGAAACAAAGGGTCAGCTTtttcaagaagaagaaagagtgaAAGGAAGTGGACTGTCAGTTTACTGGAACTATATCACAACAGCGTATGGAGGACTCCTAGCACCCGTTGCTTTGCTTGCCCAGATTGTGTTTCAGGTGCTTCAAATTGGAAGCAATTATTGGATGGCTTTGGCAACTCCTGTTTCCGAGGATGAAGCACCTCCAGTTGGAGGCTCTACCCTTATCCTCATCTACGTTGCTTTGTCGATTGGAAGTGCCTTTTGCATATTGGGCAGGGCTTTATCTGATGTGACCATTAGCTACAAGACTGCAAAGATACTCTTTGACAAGATGCATCTCTGCATATTCCATGCACCCATGTCTTTCTTTGATTCCACTCCAAGTGGGCGGATTTTGAATAGA GTATCTACGGACCAAAGTACTGTTGATTTGAACATGGGTATCATCTCGGACTTCTCTTTTGCCGTGATTCAGCTTGTAGGAGTTGTTGCTGTCATGGCGCAAGTATCTTGGCAGGTCTTTATCATTTTCATTCCAGTAGTTACAATTTGCATATTGTTACAG CGATATTACATAGCTGCTGCACGAGAACTTGCCCGACTTTGTGGAGTGAGCAAAGCTCCAGTAATACAACACTTCTCAGAGACACTATCAGGAGCAATCATCATTAGAAGTTTTGATCAAGAATCTCGATTCTTAGACATAAGCTTGAGACTGATAGATGGATATTCACGGCCAAAGTTTCATGTAGCTGGTGCGATGGAATGGCTATGCCTTCGTCTGGATGTGTTGTCTCTCATGACGTTTACCAGTGCACTGATTTTCCTGGTTACTCTTCCAAAAGGAACTATTGATCCAA GTATTGCTGGTTTGGCAGTGACTTATGGccttaatttaaatatgtatcaaGCCAAGGTTGTTTACAACCTTTGCATAGTGGAGAACAAAATCATATCAGTTGAAAGAATACTTCAGTATATTTCACTTCCAAGCGAGCCTCCGCTTGTCATAGAGTCGAACAGGCCGCAGAGTTGCTGGCCTACACAAGGAGAAGTTAATATCCAAGATCTTCAG GTTCGATATGGTCCTCACTTGCCCTTCGTGCTTCGAGGCCTAACATGTACTTTCTTTGGAGGGAAGAGGACTGGTATAGTAGGAAGAACAGGAAGTGGCAAATCAACCCTTATTCAGACACTCTTCCGAATTGTAGAGCCAACAGTCGGACAAATACTGATCGATGGTATCAATATATCAGCTATTGGACTGCATGATCTACGATCTAAGTTGAGCATAATCCCACAGGATCCAACAATGTTTGAGGGAACTGTTCGAACTAACCTCGACCCCCTTGAAGAGTATACTGATGAGCAGATATGGGAG GCTCTTGACAAATGCCAGCTCGGTGATGAGGTCAGGAAAAAGCCAGAGAAGCTTGATTTTGCAG TGTC